Proteins encoded in a region of the Myxococcales bacterium genome:
- the rsfS gene encoding ribosome silencing factor, with amino-acid sequence MPPPAPSAGAQKLALLAAQAGLDKKAAAVEIVDVTGKVDYADYLVLMTGHSDRHVAAIADAVDYTLGKSGSPAISVEGLPAARWVLIDFVDVVVHVFEESARTLYDLDGLWLDARRVPMPGGGGRE; translated from the coding sequence GTGCCGCCTCCCGCTCCCTCGGCGGGGGCGCAGAAGCTGGCGCTCCTGGCCGCGCAGGCGGGCCTCGACAAGAAGGCCGCGGCGGTCGAGATCGTCGATGTCACGGGCAAGGTCGACTATGCGGACTACCTCGTGCTGATGACCGGCCACAGTGATCGGCACGTCGCCGCGATCGCCGATGCGGTCGACTACACCCTGGGGAAGAGCGGCTCTCCCGCCATCAGCGTCGAGGGCCTGCCCGCGGCGCGCTGGGTGCTGATCGATTTCGTGGACGTCGTCGTGCACGTCTTCGAGGAGAGCGCGCGCACGCTCTACGACCTCGATGGCCTCTGGCTCGACGCCCGGCGTGTCCCCATGCCAGGTGGCGGCGGACGCGAGTGA
- a CDS encoding 23S rRNA (pseudouridine(1915)-N(3))-methyltransferase RlmH: protein MRLSVVAVGKLKEPAFRELCDDYLGRIRRYTRLDEIEVKDDAALARAVPADTWVVALEVDGERLNSEAFARRLETWTGRGKGNVAFLIGGAEGIPEAVSRAADARLSLSSLTLPHRLARVVLFEQIYRGFSILRGEPYARE, encoded by the coding sequence GTGAGGCTCAGCGTCGTCGCCGTCGGAAAGCTCAAGGAGCCGGCGTTCCGCGAGCTTTGCGACGACTACCTGGGCCGCATCCGGCGTTACACCCGGCTCGACGAGATCGAGGTCAAGGACGACGCGGCCCTGGCCCGGGCGGTCCCCGCCGACACCTGGGTCGTCGCGCTCGAGGTCGACGGCGAGCGCCTGAACAGCGAGGCCTTTGCGCGGCGGCTCGAGACCTGGACCGGGCGGGGCAAGGGCAACGTGGCTTTTCTGATCGGCGGGGCAGAGGGCATCCCCGAGGCGGTCTCCCGAGCTGCCGACGCGCGTCTCAGCCTGTCGAGCTTGACGCTGCCCCACCGCCTGGCTCGGGTCGTCCTGTTCGAGCAGATTTACCGGGGTTTCAGCATCTTGCGGGGCGAGCCTTACGCCCGCGAGTAG
- a CDS encoding serine/threonine protein kinase yields the protein MRKLGSGTSGSVYEAENLLIGRRVAVKLLSPSFAARADLRAAVISEARIAARIDHPNVVDIRDIGLDSAGVPFIVMELLEGETLAEILAARGPLPLPYACELMLQVLGALAAAHREGIIHRDLKPANVMVTHLAPDRPEVKVLDFGISEGLVEGDHGNLGTSGTPLYMPPEQALGLELDERADLYSACAVFYEMLTGQPPFGGLTAPEILQASLWGKFTPLGERIPDLPRALADAIDGGLSAYRGRRPANAMALSRIIGEPAEPTRSSGVRCLPPRPSDRIGLVPRVTAKPEPPPVPPAPRVAVIDGPPSSELASCAVNDEAAEELAVVVPKRGPWLGAVVYLVGGFSIGAALCWWLASM from the coding sequence ATGCGCAAGCTGGGATCCGGCACCTCGGGCTCGGTGTACGAGGCGGAGAACCTGCTGATCGGGCGCCGGGTCGCGGTGAAGCTCCTGTCGCCGAGCTTTGCAGCGCGGGCCGATCTGAGAGCCGCCGTGATCAGCGAGGCGAGGATCGCCGCGCGCATCGACCACCCGAACGTCGTCGACATCCGCGACATCGGCCTGGACTCCGCCGGCGTGCCGTTCATCGTCATGGAGCTGCTCGAAGGGGAGACCTTGGCGGAGATCCTCGCGGCTCGCGGCCCGCTGCCGCTGCCCTATGCGTGCGAGCTGATGTTGCAGGTGCTGGGCGCGCTCGCGGCGGCGCATCGCGAGGGCATCATTCACCGGGATCTCAAGCCGGCGAACGTGATGGTCACTCACCTGGCGCCGGACCGGCCCGAGGTGAAGGTGCTCGACTTCGGGATCTCCGAAGGGTTGGTCGAGGGGGACCACGGGAACCTCGGCACCTCAGGCACGCCGCTGTACATGCCGCCGGAGCAGGCGCTCGGGCTCGAGCTCGACGAAAGAGCCGATCTCTACTCCGCGTGCGCGGTCTTCTACGAGATGCTCACCGGGCAACCCCCGTTCGGCGGCCTGACTGCGCCGGAGATCTTGCAGGCGTCTCTGTGGGGGAAGTTCACTCCGCTCGGGGAGCGAATTCCGGATTTGCCCCGAGCGCTCGCCGACGCCATCGATGGCGGGCTATCGGCGTATCGCGGGCGCCGCCCGGCCAACGCCATGGCGCTCAGTCGGATCATCGGCGAGCCGGCTGAGCCGACCCGAAGCTCCGGTGTGCGGTGCTTGCCGCCGCGCCCGAGCGACCGGATTGGTTTGGTTCCGAGGGTGACTGCGAAGCCCGAACCGCCGCCGGTTCCACCGGCGCCGCGGGTTGCCGTGATCGACGGGCCGCCGAGCTCCGAGCTGGCGTCGTGCGCCGTGAACGACGAGGCGGCGGAAGAGCTGGCAGTGGTCGTGCCGAAGCGCGGCCCGTGGCTGGGCGCAGTCGTCTACCTGGTTGGTGGTTTTTCTATCGGTGCCGCGCTGTGCTGGTGGCTCGCGTCGATGTAA